Proteins encoded within one genomic window of Amorphoplanes friuliensis DSM 7358:
- a CDS encoding DoxX family protein: MATLIALAAGTGLARLLGLLGVDALDSWVTALRVGLALMFFLTGLAHFGLGRRAGMIAMVPPRLPRPDLLVTITGLLEFAGAVGLLLPATYRLAAVCLALLMVAMFPANVYAARHRITLADEPVTRLPLRTAEQLLYIGVALTIALV, from the coding sequence ATGGCTACCCTCATCGCTCTGGCCGCCGGCACCGGCCTTGCCCGCTTGCTCGGACTGCTCGGTGTCGACGCGCTCGACAGCTGGGTGACAGCGCTTCGTGTCGGTCTCGCGCTGATGTTTTTCCTGACCGGGCTCGCCCACTTCGGCCTGGGCCGGCGCGCGGGCATGATCGCCATGGTGCCGCCGCGGCTGCCCCGTCCCGACCTGCTGGTCACGATCACGGGTCTGCTGGAGTTCGCCGGTGCGGTCGGACTGCTGCTCCCGGCGACCTACCGCCTCGCGGCCGTCTGCCTCGCCCTGCTGATGGTGGCGATGTTCCCGGCCAACGTCTACGCGGCCCGCCACCGGATCACCCTGGCTGACGAACCGGTCACCCGGCTCCCCCTGCGCACCGCCGAACAACTTCTCTACATCGGCGTCGCCCTGACTATCGCCCTCGTCTGA
- a CDS encoding TetR/AcrR family transcriptional regulator — translation MAKETYHHGDLRRALLAAAAEAITESGPAALSLRDLARRVGVSHAAPTHHFGDKKGLLTALATEGFERLSAALTETRAATGSFLELGVAYVRFATTHPAHFQVMWRPDLFHEDDEALQAAQERAGDALYGGVADLPDGWAGNGASSVEEAGLAAWSLAHGFATLWLSGAIPRTTETPDEAARAVLRQLTR, via the coding sequence ATGGCGAAGGAGACGTACCACCACGGTGATCTACGCCGGGCCCTGCTCGCCGCCGCCGCGGAAGCCATCACCGAGAGCGGCCCGGCAGCCCTGAGCCTGCGCGACCTCGCCCGCCGCGTCGGGGTGTCACACGCGGCGCCGACCCATCACTTCGGCGACAAAAAAGGCCTGCTCACAGCCCTGGCTACAGAAGGCTTCGAGCGCTTGTCCGCCGCCCTGACCGAAACCCGCGCAGCGACGGGAAGCTTCCTCGAACTGGGCGTCGCCTACGTCCGCTTCGCGACAACCCACCCCGCACACTTCCAGGTGATGTGGCGCCCGGACCTCTTCCACGAGGACGACGAAGCACTGCAGGCCGCGCAGGAGCGTGCCGGCGATGCGCTCTACGGCGGAGTCGCCGATCTCCCCGACGGCTGGGCCGGCAATGGCGCGTCGTCCGTGGAGGAAGCAGGGCTGGCTGCTTGGTCGTTGGCGCACGGCTTCGCGACGTTGTGGCTCAGCGGCGCCATCCCCCGAACCACCGAAACCCCCGACGAGGCAGCCCGCGCCGTCCTCCGCCAACTGACCCGCTGA
- a CDS encoding Maf family protein, translated as MQTDITPRLVLASKSPARKALLHAAGIDVDVRVSGVDESIVKATDAGELCLELARLKARAVAATLPAEPGVLVLGCDSVLAFDGQILGKPHTAVEAVRRWTAMRGKQGVLHTGHHLTDLTTGKQAEEVGRTVVHFADLTDQEIEAYVASGEPLHVAGAFTIDGKGGAFVERIEGDAGNVIGLSLPLLRRLLMTFGLTVPQLWRREG; from the coding sequence GTGCAGACCGACATCACACCGCGCCTTGTTCTTGCTTCGAAGAGTCCTGCTCGGAAGGCGTTGCTTCATGCCGCCGGCATCGACGTCGACGTTCGGGTCAGTGGTGTTGACGAGTCGATCGTCAAGGCCACCGACGCCGGTGAGCTTTGTCTTGAGCTTGCGCGGTTGAAAGCGCGGGCCGTTGCTGCCACCCTTCCCGCCGAGCCGGGTGTGCTTGTTCTCGGGTGTGATTCCGTGCTCGCCTTCGACGGGCAGATTCTCGGCAAGCCGCACACCGCCGTCGAGGCCGTACGGCGGTGGACGGCCATGCGTGGCAAGCAGGGCGTTCTGCATACCGGGCATCACCTCACCGATCTGACCACCGGAAAGCAGGCGGAGGAGGTCGGTCGTACCGTGGTGCATTTTGCCGACCTCACCGACCAGGAGATCGAGGCCTACGTCGCCTCGGGTGAGCCGTTACATGTTGCCGGGGCGTTCACGATCGACGGGAAGGGTGGGGCGTTCGTCGAGCGGATCGAGGGTGATGCCGGGAACGTCATCGGGCTTTCGCTTCCGCTGCTGCGACGGCTGCTCATGACGTTCGGGCTCACCGTTCCGCAGTTGTGGCGGCGGGAGGGTTAG
- a CDS encoding daunorubicin resistance protein DrrA family ABC transporter ATP-binding protein, translated as MIETRGLRKSFTSRQGREKKTVEAVRGVDLKVDEGEIFGFLGPNGAGKTTTLRMLATLIEPDGGDATIAGADLRKDPGEVRRRIGYVAQGGSTWDDSTAREELVLQARLYGISKSEALARSARVLEGFQLSEYADRKCKTYSGGQRRRVDIALGIIHEPKVVFLDEPTTGLDPQSRAHMWDEIRRLRAEGMTVFITTHYLDEADALCDRISIMDNGEIVASGTPAALKREISGDVVRVGVPSPARAAEVLGSADFVNKLETHDDSVRLYVDEGATAIPLILRALDGAGVQLGTIELHRPSLDDVFLTKTGRSLRES; from the coding sequence ATGATCGAAACGCGAGGGCTGCGGAAGTCCTTCACGTCCCGTCAGGGCCGCGAGAAGAAGACCGTCGAGGCCGTCCGCGGCGTGGATCTGAAGGTCGACGAGGGTGAGATCTTCGGCTTCCTCGGCCCGAACGGCGCGGGCAAGACCACCACGCTGCGCATGCTCGCCACGCTCATCGAGCCCGACGGCGGCGATGCGACCATCGCCGGCGCCGACCTGCGCAAGGACCCGGGCGAGGTCCGGCGCCGGATCGGGTACGTCGCACAGGGCGGCAGCACCTGGGACGACTCGACGGCCCGCGAGGAGCTCGTCCTGCAGGCACGGCTGTACGGCATCAGCAAATCCGAGGCGCTCGCGCGTTCCGCCCGGGTGCTGGAAGGCTTCCAGCTCAGCGAGTACGCGGACCGCAAGTGCAAGACGTACTCCGGTGGCCAGCGCCGCCGCGTCGACATCGCGCTCGGCATCATCCACGAGCCGAAGGTCGTCTTCCTCGACGAGCCGACGACGGGCCTCGACCCGCAGAGCCGAGCCCACATGTGGGACGAGATCCGCCGGCTGCGGGCCGAAGGCATGACCGTCTTCATCACCACGCACTACCTGGACGAGGCCGACGCACTCTGCGACCGCATCTCCATCATGGACAACGGCGAGATCGTGGCCTCCGGCACGCCGGCGGCTCTCAAGCGCGAGATCTCCGGTGATGTCGTACGCGTCGGAGTGCCGTCACCCGCCCGCGCCGCCGAGGTGCTGGGCTCGGCCGACTTCGTCAACAAGCTCGAGACCCACGACGACAGCGTCCGCCTCTACGTGGACGAGGGCGCGACCGCGATCCCGCTGATTCTCCGCGCCCTCGACGGCGCGGGCGTACAGCTCGGCACGATCGAGTTGCACCGGCCCAGCCTCGACGACGTGTTCCTGACCAAGACCGGCCGATCCCTGCGGGAGAGCTGA
- a CDS encoding ABC transporter permease, which produces MKLLHDTSLIFQRQMQLLLRNPIWILVGVFQPVMYLLLFAPLLKPALNVPTNAEAYEIFVPGLLVLLAIFGGLFQGFGLIAELRAGVIERSRVTPVSRFALLLGRSLRDTVSLLAQAVIITLLALVFDLRVFIGYLLLAYLMLALISLMTSAVSYGVALAVKSEDVLAPVMNTVAQPVLLLSGILLPLTFAPGWLQGIADWNPFSWAVNGVRALFRGDLGNSDVWQGLTIMAVLAVLALTWAARLFARSVR; this is translated from the coding sequence ATGAAACTGCTGCACGACACCTCACTGATCTTCCAGCGGCAGATGCAGCTGCTGCTCCGCAACCCGATCTGGATCCTGGTCGGCGTCTTCCAGCCCGTGATGTACCTGCTGCTGTTCGCGCCCCTGCTCAAGCCGGCGTTGAACGTGCCGACCAACGCTGAGGCGTACGAGATCTTCGTCCCCGGCCTGCTGGTCCTGCTGGCTATTTTTGGCGGCCTGTTCCAGGGCTTCGGCCTGATCGCCGAACTCCGGGCGGGCGTCATCGAACGCTCCCGCGTCACCCCGGTCAGCCGCTTTGCACTGCTCCTGGGCCGGTCACTCCGCGACACCGTGTCCCTGCTGGCCCAGGCTGTCATCATTACGCTGCTCGCGCTCGTGTTCGACCTGCGGGTGTTCATCGGGTACCTGCTCCTCGCGTACCTGATGCTGGCCCTGATCTCTTTGATGACGTCCGCAGTCTCGTACGGCGTGGCCCTGGCCGTGAAGAGCGAGGACGTCCTGGCGCCGGTGATGAACACGGTCGCTCAGCCCGTACTCCTGCTGTCCGGGATCTTGTTGCCGTTGACCTTCGCCCCGGGCTGGCTCCAGGGCATCGCCGACTGGAACCCGTTCTCCTGGGCGGTCAACGGCGTTCGTGCGCTGTTCCGCGGCGACCTGGGCAACTCGGACGTGTGGCAGGGCCTGACCATCATGGCCGTGCTGGCAGTCCTGGCCCTGACCTGGGCAGCGCGCCTCTTCGCCCGCAGCGTCCGCTAA
- a CDS encoding acetyl/propionyl/methylcrotonyl-CoA carboxylase subunit alpha, translating to MRKVMIANRGEIAVRVIRACKDAGLTSVAVYADADRDGLPARLADEAYALDGDTATETYLRIDKLLDIAARSGADAVHPGYGFLSENADFAQAVQDAGLTWIGPTPQAIRDLGDKVTARHIAQRAGAPLVPGTAEPAANADEIVAFAREHGLPVAIKAAFGGGGRGLKVARTLEEIPALFESATREAVAAFGRGECFVELYLDRPRHVEAQVLADTHGNVIVVGTRDCSLQRRHQKLVEEAPAPFLTDDQRARIHSSAKAICREAGYHGAGTVEYLVGQQGTISFLEVNTRLQVEHPVSEETSGLDLVREQFRIADGGELALTEDPAPRGHSIEFRINGEDAGRGFLPAPGQVTALTWPSGPGVRVDAGVEAGSVIGGNFDSLLAKIIVTGADRTEALERARRVLDETVIEGLATVLPFHRLVVRDPAFVDFTVHTRWIETEWQGGVDAFTPAATAPLETEERETVVVEVAGKRLEVRLPANLRSGTRTGAPSRPRARQERAATKAGGASGAAALTAPMQGTIVKVAAHNGDTVAEGDVIVVVEAMKMEQPLQAHRAGTVSELTVEVGATITAGTTICEIA from the coding sequence GTGCGCAAGGTAATGATCGCCAATCGCGGTGAGATCGCCGTCCGGGTCATCCGGGCCTGCAAGGACGCGGGTCTGACCAGCGTCGCCGTTTACGCCGACGCCGATCGTGACGGGCTGCCCGCGCGGCTCGCCGACGAGGCCTATGCCCTCGACGGCGACACCGCGACGGAGACCTACCTGCGCATCGACAAGCTGCTCGACATCGCCGCCCGCAGCGGTGCCGACGCCGTGCACCCCGGCTACGGCTTCCTGTCGGAAAACGCCGACTTCGCCCAAGCCGTACAGGATGCGGGTCTGACCTGGATCGGGCCGACGCCGCAGGCGATCCGCGACCTGGGTGACAAGGTCACCGCACGGCACATCGCGCAGCGCGCGGGCGCGCCGCTGGTCCCCGGAACGGCCGAGCCGGCCGCGAACGCTGACGAGATCGTCGCTTTCGCCCGCGAGCACGGACTGCCCGTCGCGATCAAGGCGGCCTTCGGTGGTGGCGGCCGCGGTCTCAAGGTCGCCCGCACCCTGGAGGAGATCCCGGCCCTGTTCGAGTCGGCCACCCGCGAGGCGGTCGCCGCTTTCGGCCGCGGCGAATGCTTCGTCGAGCTCTACCTCGACCGGCCCCGGCACGTCGAGGCCCAGGTCCTGGCCGACACACACGGCAACGTCATCGTCGTCGGCACCCGCGACTGCTCCCTCCAGCGCCGCCACCAAAAGCTCGTCGAGGAGGCGCCGGCCCCGTTCCTCACCGACGACCAGCGCGCCCGCATCCACTCCAGCGCCAAGGCGATCTGCCGCGAGGCCGGTTACCACGGCGCCGGCACGGTCGAATACCTCGTCGGCCAGCAAGGCACCATCTCGTTCCTCGAGGTCAACACGCGGCTGCAGGTCGAGCACCCGGTCAGCGAGGAAACCTCCGGCCTCGACCTCGTCCGCGAGCAGTTCCGCATCGCCGACGGCGGCGAACTCGCGCTGACCGAGGACCCCGCGCCGCGAGGCCACTCGATCGAGTTCCGCATCAACGGCGAGGACGCCGGTCGCGGCTTCCTCCCCGCACCGGGCCAGGTCACAGCCCTGACCTGGCCATCCGGCCCGGGCGTACGCGTCGACGCCGGCGTCGAGGCAGGCAGCGTGATCGGCGGCAACTTCGACTCCCTGCTCGCCAAAATCATCGTGACAGGCGCCGACCGCACCGAAGCCCTCGAACGAGCCCGCCGCGTCCTCGACGAAACGGTCATCGAAGGCCTGGCCACGGTCCTGCCGTTCCACCGGCTCGTCGTGCGCGACCCCGCGTTTGTCGACTTCACCGTCCACACCCGCTGGATCGAAACCGAATGGCAGGGCGGTGTCGACGCCTTCACCCCGGCGGCCACAGCGCCCCTCGAAACCGAAGAACGCGAAACCGTTGTGGTCGAGGTCGCCGGTAAGCGCCTGGAAGTGCGCCTTCCTGCAAACCTTCGCTCCGGTACGCGTACAGGCGCCCCGTCCCGTCCCCGCGCCCGACAAGAACGCGCTGCGACCAAGGCCGGCGGAGCGAGTGGCGCCGCGGCCCTGACCGCCCCCATGCAGGGAACCATCGTCAAAGTCGCCGCCCACAACGGCGACACCGTCGCCGAGGGCGACGTGATCGTCGTCGTCGAAGCCATGAAAATGGAACAACCCCTCCAGGCCCACCGCGCTGGCACCGTCTCCGAGCTCACCGTCGAAGTAGGCGCGACCATCACCGCAGGCACAACGATCTGCGAAATCGCCTAG
- a CDS encoding PadR family transcriptional regulator, which produces MSATRMMILGLVQWMQPVHGYDVRRELLSWSADKWANIQPGSIYHALRKLSDEELLREVATEQVGARPARTTYEITDKGSAEFQSLLRGNWWSIATPPDPFLAAFSFLPALPRHEAVAALRNRATQLEAGNKQLQAAISSDWSRNKPPFVSWMWELTMERSEAEIRWCERIAKRIESGESYLPPAAGSAGTAPTGWEDL; this is translated from the coding sequence ATGTCGGCAACCCGCATGATGATCCTCGGCCTCGTCCAGTGGATGCAGCCGGTGCACGGTTACGACGTGCGGCGCGAGCTGCTCAGCTGGAGCGCCGACAAGTGGGCGAACATCCAGCCCGGCTCGATCTATCACGCACTGCGCAAGCTGAGCGACGAGGAACTGCTGCGTGAGGTCGCGACCGAGCAGGTCGGTGCGCGGCCGGCCCGGACCACCTACGAGATCACCGACAAGGGTTCGGCGGAGTTCCAGTCGCTGCTGCGGGGCAACTGGTGGTCGATCGCCACGCCGCCGGACCCGTTCCTGGCCGCGTTCTCGTTCCTGCCGGCGCTGCCGCGTCACGAGGCCGTGGCCGCGCTGCGTAACCGGGCGACCCAGCTGGAGGCCGGGAACAAGCAGCTCCAGGCGGCGATCAGCTCGGACTGGTCACGCAACAAGCCACCGTTCGTGTCGTGGATGTGGGAGCTGACCATGGAACGGTCCGAGGCGGAGATCCGCTGGTGCGAGCGCATCGCGAAGCGCATCGAGTCGGGGGAGTCCTACCTGCCCCCGGCGGCGGGATCGGCAGGGACGGCGCCGACCGGCTGGGAAGATCTCTGA
- a CDS encoding circularly permuted type 2 ATP-grasp protein, with amino-acid sequence MADLFEEYRLGPGWDEMFSELGMPRETYEALHATLQPLSSAELGVRAEVLARAFLDQGITFALKGVERPFPLDIVPRIIAAAEWRKVELGVAQRIRALEAFLADVYGAGQVLADGVVPRRIIATSAHFLRAAAGINPPNGVRIHVAGVDLIRDEQGTFRVLEDNVRIPSGVSYVMENRRAMAQVLPEVFAASRILPVESYPGMLLRALRAAAPVGVSNPTVVVLSPGVYNSAYFEHALIAREMGVELVEGRDLVCVGNDVAMRTTAGEQRVDVIYRRIDDDFLDPVHFRADSVIGVAGLLNAARAGRVTIANAVGNGVADDKLLYTYVPDLIRYYLDEEPLLPNVDTYRLDEPGVLEDVLPRVRELVLKPVDGAGGAGIVIGSQATEAELAAVTEKMVADPRGWIAQREVKLSMVPTLIGNRLRGRHVDLRPFAVNDGDKIWVLPGGLTRVALPEGALVVNSSQGGGSKDTWVLADADDTVPFEVPHLPADPAPLPRAGSPDPGPAAGGGEAQQQQQQQQQQGGPPC; translated from the coding sequence ATGGCGGATCTTTTCGAGGAGTACCGCCTCGGCCCCGGCTGGGACGAGATGTTCAGCGAGCTCGGCATGCCCCGTGAGACCTACGAGGCCCTGCACGCCACGCTGCAGCCGCTGTCGAGCGCTGAGCTGGGCGTTCGAGCCGAGGTGCTGGCCCGGGCCTTCCTGGACCAGGGCATCACGTTTGCGCTCAAGGGCGTCGAGCGGCCCTTCCCGCTGGACATCGTGCCGCGGATCATCGCCGCGGCCGAGTGGCGCAAGGTCGAGCTGGGCGTGGCCCAGCGCATCCGGGCCCTCGAAGCCTTCCTCGCGGACGTGTACGGCGCCGGCCAGGTGCTGGCGGACGGGGTCGTCCCGCGGCGGATCATCGCCACCAGCGCCCACTTCCTGCGGGCGGCGGCCGGCATCAACCCGCCCAACGGTGTCCGCATCCACGTCGCCGGTGTCGACCTGATCCGTGACGAGCAGGGCACCTTCCGGGTGCTCGAGGACAACGTGCGGATCCCGTCCGGTGTCAGTTACGTGATGGAGAACCGCCGGGCCATGGCCCAGGTGCTCCCCGAGGTCTTCGCCGCCTCCAGGATCCTGCCCGTCGAGTCGTACCCCGGGATGCTGCTGCGAGCGCTCCGGGCGGCCGCGCCGGTGGGCGTCAGCAACCCCACGGTCGTGGTGCTCAGTCCCGGCGTCTACAACTCGGCGTACTTCGAGCACGCGCTGATCGCCCGCGAGATGGGCGTCGAGCTGGTCGAGGGCCGCGACCTGGTCTGCGTCGGCAACGACGTCGCCATGCGGACCACCGCCGGTGAGCAGCGGGTCGACGTCATCTACCGGCGCATCGACGACGACTTCCTCGACCCGGTCCACTTCCGGGCCGACTCGGTCATCGGCGTGGCCGGTCTGCTCAACGCCGCCCGCGCCGGGCGTGTCACCATCGCCAACGCGGTCGGCAACGGTGTCGCCGACGACAAGCTCCTCTACACGTACGTGCCGGACCTCATCCGGTACTACCTCGACGAGGAGCCGCTGCTGCCGAACGTCGACACGTACAGGCTGGACGAGCCCGGTGTGCTGGAGGACGTGCTGCCCCGCGTCCGCGAGCTGGTGCTCAAGCCCGTCGACGGCGCCGGTGGCGCAGGCATCGTGATCGGTTCGCAGGCCACCGAGGCCGAGCTGGCCGCCGTGACCGAGAAGATGGTCGCCGACCCGCGGGGCTGGATCGCCCAGCGTGAGGTCAAGCTGTCGATGGTGCCGACCCTGATCGGCAACCGCCTGCGCGGGCGCCACGTCGACCTGCGGCCGTTCGCGGTCAACGACGGCGACAAGATCTGGGTGCTGCCCGGCGGCCTGACCCGGGTCGCACTGCCCGAGGGCGCCCTCGTCGTCAACTCGAGCCAGGGCGGCGGCTCCAAGGACACCTGGGTGCTCGCGGACGCCGACGACACCGTGCCGTTCGAAGTGCCGCACCTGCCCGCCGACCCCGCACCCCTGCCCCGGGCCGGCAGCCCCGACCCTGGCCCGGCCGCCGGCGGCGGCGAGGCCCAGCAGCAGCAACAGCAGCAACAACAGCAGGGAGGGCCGCCGTGCTGA
- a CDS encoding S8 family serine peptidase, which translates to MTRFIAAVVAAVLAGSSAAAYGAPAIAADAVRNKQWHLKYLKVEEAHRSSTGKGITVAVIDSGVAGHPDLAGSVLDGTDFVKRGADGRTDRSGHGTGMAGLIAAHGNGNNGALGIAPDAKVLPIRVLDRGRRNAEVGPAIDYAVKKGAKVINLSLGGSIDPATLSAVEEAKAADVVIIASAGNKPAEFDVIAPAFLKDIVAVGATNRSGEKADVSVSGAALDLMAPGEDIESTDAGGGYRVGTGTSDAAAIVSGAAALIRSKYPDMSAPEVVARLESTATDKGAPGVDKDYGHGVLNLVAALSDSPGSGPAPSAAPSASASSTPTVAPTVAAPPDNELAGSTTPLIVGGIAAVVVLLGGLVGAFLLVRRRSGSSG; encoded by the coding sequence GTGACACGTTTTATCGCAGCCGTGGTTGCGGCGGTGCTGGCGGGTTCCAGCGCCGCTGCCTACGGTGCACCGGCTATCGCTGCAGATGCGGTCCGGAACAAACAGTGGCACCTGAAATACCTCAAGGTCGAAGAAGCACATCGTTCCAGCACCGGCAAGGGCATCACCGTCGCCGTCATTGATTCTGGGGTTGCCGGACATCCTGATCTCGCTGGTTCCGTTCTTGACGGCACCGACTTTGTCAAACGCGGCGCTGACGGTCGAACCGACAGGTCTGGCCATGGCACGGGAATGGCTGGACTAATCGCTGCCCACGGAAACGGCAACAATGGGGCTTTGGGTATAGCCCCGGACGCCAAGGTGTTGCCCATCCGGGTGCTTGATCGCGGGAGGCGTAACGCCGAGGTCGGGCCGGCGATCGACTATGCCGTCAAAAAGGGCGCGAAGGTAATCAATCTGTCGCTCGGCGGTTCCATCGATCCAGCGACTCTTTCGGCTGTCGAGGAAGCCAAGGCCGCAGATGTGGTGATCATTGCCTCCGCTGGAAATAAACCGGCCGAGTTCGACGTCATCGCGCCGGCTTTCCTCAAGGACATAGTTGCGGTCGGCGCCACCAACCGTTCCGGGGAAAAAGCCGATGTTTCGGTTTCCGGTGCCGCGCTCGATTTGATGGCACCTGGAGAGGACATCGAAAGTACCGACGCCGGTGGCGGCTATCGCGTTGGAACAGGCACCTCGGATGCTGCGGCCATCGTGTCTGGAGCGGCCGCACTGATTCGTAGCAAGTATCCGGACATGAGCGCCCCGGAGGTTGTGGCGCGACTGGAGTCCACAGCTACCGACAAGGGTGCACCAGGCGTCGACAAAGACTACGGGCATGGCGTCCTCAACCTGGTTGCGGCGTTGAGTGACAGTCCTGGCTCGGGGCCGGCTCCTTCGGCCGCGCCGTCGGCTTCCGCTTCCTCGACGCCGACGGTTGCTCCGACCGTGGCCGCTCCCCCAGACAACGAGCTTGCCGGCAGCACCACCCCGCTCATTGTTGGTGGGATTGCCGCGGTCGTTGTTCTGCTGGGTGGGTTGGTGGGCGCTTTCCTTCTTGTTCGGCGGCGGTCGGGCTCGTCGGGCTGA
- a CDS encoding alpha-E domain-containing protein: protein MLSRIAESLYWIGRYVERAEDTARILDVHLQRILADPWTSEDAACRSLLAVMGMPMEDEPFTSARVVGLLGLDERSPSSVVGALAAARENARGARETVSSEMWECLNSTWHGLPNARRRVEQQGVHAFFRWVRERCAVMAGLTDATMSRDEGWLFLVLGRSVERVDMTARLLRTHERAGGSIPSWLTLLRSSGAWETFLRTYRGSLDDRHAAEFLLLDRLFPRSVFAALSTAESCLTDLEPDPGRAGVATDAQRIVGRARTNLEFRGADELIDDLAPVLASLEKTCSQVNEAVSRRYFRQTTAVNWVRGAVVA, encoded by the coding sequence GTGCTGAGCCGGATCGCCGAGTCGCTCTACTGGATCGGGCGGTACGTCGAGCGGGCCGAGGACACCGCCCGCATCCTCGACGTACACCTCCAGCGCATCCTCGCCGACCCGTGGACCAGCGAGGACGCGGCCTGCCGCTCCCTGCTCGCGGTCATGGGCATGCCGATGGAGGACGAGCCGTTCACCTCCGCGCGGGTCGTCGGCCTGCTCGGTCTCGACGAGCGCAGCCCCAGCTCGGTGGTCGGCGCGCTGGCCGCCGCCCGCGAGAACGCCCGCGGCGCCCGTGAGACCGTCTCGTCCGAGATGTGGGAATGCCTCAACTCCACCTGGCACGGCCTGCCCAACGCGCGGCGCCGCGTCGAGCAGCAGGGCGTCCACGCGTTCTTCCGCTGGGTGCGCGAACGCTGCGCCGTGATGGCCGGCCTCACCGACGCCACCATGAGCCGCGACGAAGGCTGGCTCTTCCTCGTCCTCGGCCGCAGCGTCGAACGCGTCGACATGACCGCGCGACTGCTGCGCACCCACGAACGCGCCGGCGGCAGCATCCCGTCGTGGCTGACGCTGCTGCGGTCCAGTGGGGCCTGGGAGACGTTTCTGAGGACGTACAGGGGCTCGCTAGATGATCGTCACGCGGCCGAGTTTCTCCTGCTGGACCGGCTCTTCCCCCGCTCGGTCTTCGCCGCCCTGTCCACGGCCGAAAGCTGCCTCACCGACCTGGAGCCCGACCCGGGCCGCGCCGGCGTGGCCACGGACGCCCAGCGCATCGTCGGCCGCGCCCGCACCAACCTCGAATTCCGCGGCGCCGACGAGCTGATCGACGACCTCGCCCCAGTCCTGGCCAGCCTCGAAAAAACCTGCTCCCAGGTCAACGAGGCCGTCTCCCGCCGCTACTTCCGCCAGACCACAGCGGTCAACTGGGTACGGGGAGCAGTAGTCGCATGA
- a CDS encoding acyl-CoA carboxylase epsilon subunit: protein MDEEPQVSVIRGTPTPEELAALTVVLTTRTTNEVSHSGPPELSAWARSARPAAGRTTWRASAHPTRT, encoded by the coding sequence ATGGATGAGGAACCCCAGGTCAGCGTCATCCGAGGCACACCGACCCCGGAAGAACTCGCGGCGCTGACGGTGGTCCTGACCACCCGAACCACGAACGAAGTTTCACATTCGGGCCCGCCTGAGCTGTCAGCCTGGGCCCGCAGCGCCCGCCCAGCCGCAGGCCGGACCACCTGGAGAGCCTCCGCCCACCCCACCCGGACATAG
- a CDS encoding transglutaminase family protein yields the protein MSTPLVDSWRLKIQHKSGFDYAGPVSSSYNEARMWPRNETHQAVLDARVEVWPPARTYRYEDYWGTVVTAFDVHAKHEALTVTATSTVETLPPGDLIDQGEGAAWDELALPENRDRWYELLLATKRTGLDGELTGIAADIRGAHATPHAAALAVCEFVRGEVAYQAGATGVQSDALHAWTQRKGVCQDISHLTVGLLREMGMPARYVSGYLHPSPTAAIGDSVVGQSHAWVEWWVGRWTAFDPTNGVPVGERHVVVGRGREYGDVPPLKGVYAGPQSTGQGVEVTITRLR from the coding sequence ATGAGCACTCCGTTGGTGGACAGCTGGCGCCTCAAGATCCAGCACAAGAGCGGCTTCGACTACGCCGGCCCGGTGTCCTCGTCCTACAACGAGGCCCGCATGTGGCCCCGCAACGAAACCCACCAGGCAGTCCTGGACGCACGCGTCGAGGTGTGGCCGCCCGCCCGCACGTACCGCTACGAGGACTACTGGGGCACGGTCGTCACAGCCTTCGACGTCCACGCCAAACACGAAGCCCTGACGGTGACCGCCACCTCAACCGTGGAGACCCTCCCCCCGGGCGACCTGATCGACCAGGGCGAAGGCGCCGCCTGGGACGAACTGGCGCTCCCCGAGAACAGGGACCGCTGGTACGAGCTCCTGCTCGCCACCAAACGCACCGGTCTGGACGGCGAACTCACCGGAATCGCCGCCGACATCCGCGGCGCGCACGCCACGCCGCACGCCGCTGCGCTGGCTGTCTGCGAATTTGTCCGAGGTGAGGTCGCCTATCAGGCCGGGGCGACCGGCGTGCAGAGCGACGCCCTGCATGCGTGGACGCAGCGGAAAGGCGTCTGCCAGGACATCAGCCACCTGACGGTCGGCCTCCTGCGCGAGATGGGCATGCCCGCCAGGTATGTGTCCGGTTATTTGCACCCGTCCCCGACCGCGGCGATCGGCGACAGTGTTGTCGGCCAGAGCCACGCCTGGGTCGAATGGTGGGTCGGCCGCTGGACCGCCTTCGACCCGACCAACGGCGTTCCGGTCGGCGAACGGCACGTGGTGGTGGGCCGCGGCCGGGAGTACGGCGACGTGCCGCCGCTGAAGGGTGTTTATGCCGGCCCGCAGAGCACCGGCCAGGGCGTCGAGGTCACGATCACGCGCCTCCGCTGA